The Mycobacterium paragordonae genome includes a region encoding these proteins:
- a CDS encoding TspO/MBR family protein yields the protein MVDVANRGGARNVVALGLSLLAVVLTSAVGGLTAANSAEQYGRLRQPSWAPPSWLFGPVWTTLYALMAVAAWLVWRSGPVSATRVALSAYCAQLVLNAAWTPLFFGLGWRGVALIDITILWVLLVTTVVLFFRRSAVAGWLLVPYLLWTTFALFLNFAVWQLNN from the coding sequence ATGGTAGACGTCGCCAACCGCGGGGGCGCCAGGAACGTCGTCGCACTCGGCCTGTCCTTGCTCGCGGTGGTACTTACCTCCGCGGTGGGTGGGCTGACCGCCGCCAACAGCGCCGAACAGTACGGCCGGCTGCGGCAACCCTCCTGGGCACCCCCTTCCTGGTTGTTCGGGCCGGTATGGACCACCCTCTACGCGCTGATGGCCGTGGCGGCCTGGTTGGTGTGGCGCAGTGGACCTGTCAGCGCGACCCGCGTTGCTTTAAGCGCGTACTGCGCACAGCTGGTCCTCAACGCCGCCTGGACCCCCTTGTTTTTCGGGCTCGGCTGGCGCGGCGTGGCATTGATCGACATCACCATTCTGTGGGTCTTATTGGTGACTACTGTGGTGCTGTTCTTTCGCCGCAGCGCCGTCGCCGGATGGCTGTTGGTGCCTTACCTTCTCTGGACTACGTTCGCCCTCTTCCTGAATTTCGCTGTGTGGCAACTCAATAACTGA
- the rpsR gene encoding 30S ribosomal protein S18 — protein MAKSTKRRPAPEKPIKARKCVFCAKKGQNIDYKDTNLLRTYISERGKIRARRVTGNCVQHQRDIAVAVKNAREVALLPFTSSTR, from the coding sequence ATGGCCAAGTCCACCAAGCGGCGTCCGGCTCCGGAAAAGCCGATCAAGGCGCGCAAATGCGTCTTCTGCGCCAAAAAGGGCCAGAACATCGACTACAAGGACACCAACCTGCTGCGGACCTATATCAGCGAGCGCGGCAAGATCCGCGCCCGCCGGGTTACCGGCAACTGCGTGCAGCACCAGCGGGACATCGCGGTTGCGGTGAAGAACGCCCGCGAGGTCGCACTGCTGCCCTTCACCTCCTCGACGCGCTGA
- a CDS encoding cytochrome P450, whose amino-acid sequence MTASIDPVDFFGDAAIQDPYPLYARLRNDGGVHRVGDSDFYLVSSWPAITDVVNRPDVFSSNLTATMTFRPDDGVVPFPMDGVGGRTHILVTADDPVHAAHRKLMLGQFTAKRVQSLQPLIADIFETLWAAEADDGAVEWMDAIANRLPMMVVADLIGVPEADADQLARWGCASTQLLDGLMSTDELAASMSAISELSNYIATRQQVAATNPGDDLMGVLARACAAGNLDTFTALLILVSLFSAGGESTASLLGTAMAILATDADLQKELRDQPDLLGVFIEETLRLEPPFRAHYRHVLADTELAGTALPKDSRVLLLWGAANRDPDHFENPDDFRLDRRISKGHMSFGKGIHFCLGAPLARLEAVTVLRMLLERTEWIDAAEVGPWLPSVLARRREYLHLTYK is encoded by the coding sequence ATGACCGCCAGCATCGACCCCGTCGACTTTTTCGGCGACGCGGCAATCCAGGATCCGTACCCCCTGTACGCCCGATTGCGGAACGACGGTGGAGTCCATCGCGTCGGCGATTCGGATTTCTACCTGGTCAGTAGTTGGCCCGCGATCACCGACGTGGTGAACCGGCCCGATGTCTTCTCCTCGAATTTGACCGCCACGATGACTTTTCGCCCGGACGATGGCGTTGTCCCTTTCCCGATGGACGGCGTCGGCGGGCGCACCCACATCCTGGTCACCGCCGACGACCCTGTACACGCCGCGCACCGCAAGTTGATGTTGGGGCAGTTCACGGCGAAGCGAGTGCAGTCGCTGCAGCCGCTGATCGCGGACATTTTCGAAACCCTCTGGGCCGCAGAGGCCGATGACGGTGCCGTCGAGTGGATGGACGCCATCGCGAACCGGTTGCCGATGATGGTTGTCGCCGACCTGATCGGCGTTCCCGAAGCCGACGCCGACCAACTGGCGCGATGGGGTTGTGCGAGCACCCAGCTTCTCGACGGCTTGATGTCGACCGACGAGCTGGCGGCGTCCATGTCCGCCATCAGCGAGCTCAGCAACTACATCGCAACGCGTCAGCAGGTCGCCGCGACCAACCCGGGTGACGACTTGATGGGCGTGCTGGCCAGGGCTTGCGCCGCAGGCAACCTCGACACATTCACCGCACTGCTGATCCTGGTCTCGTTGTTCAGTGCCGGCGGCGAGTCGACGGCATCGTTGTTGGGCACCGCAATGGCGATCCTGGCGACCGACGCCGACCTGCAGAAGGAGCTCCGCGACCAGCCGGATCTGCTCGGGGTGTTCATCGAGGAGACGCTGCGGCTCGAGCCACCGTTCCGGGCGCACTATCGCCACGTGCTGGCCGACACCGAGCTTGCGGGCACCGCACTGCCCAAGGATTCCCGGGTGCTGCTGCTGTGGGGTGCCGCCAACCGTGACCCCGACCATTTCGAGAACCCCGACGACTTCCGGTTGGATCGTCGAATCAGCAAGGGGCACATGAGTTTCGGCAAAGGTATTCACTTCTGCCTGGGCGCGCCGCTGGCCCGGCTGGAAGCGGTCACCGTACTGCGGATGCTCTTGGAGCGCACCGAATGGATCGATGCCGCCGAGGTTGGTCCGTGGTTGCCCAGTGTGCTCGCACGCCGTCGCGAGTACCTGCATCTGACCTACAAGTAA
- the rpsF gene encoding 30S ribosomal protein S6 produces the protein MRPYEIMVILDPTLDERTVAPSLETFLNVVRKDGGSVEKVDIWGRRRLAYEIAKHAEGIYVVIDLKAAPATVSELDRQLSLNESVLRTKVMRTDKH, from the coding sequence ATGCGTCCATACGAAATCATGGTCATCCTCGACCCCACGCTCGACGAACGCACCGTTGCCCCGTCCCTGGAGACGTTCTTGAACGTCGTCCGCAAAGACGGTGGATCGGTCGAGAAGGTCGACATCTGGGGCCGGCGGCGGCTGGCGTACGAAATCGCCAAGCACGCCGAAGGCATCTACGTTGTCATCGACCTGAAGGCCGCCCCCGCGACGGTCTCCGAGCTCGATCGCCAGCTGAGCCTGAACGAGTCGGTACTGCGCACCAAGGTGATGCGCACCGACAAGCACTGA
- a CDS encoding replicative DNA helicase: MAVVDDMPHPGMDTPPPSEDYGRQPPQDLAAEQSVLGGMLLSKDAIADVLERVRPSDFYRPAHQNVYDAILDLYGRGEPADAVTVAAELDRRGLLRRIGGAPYLHTLISTVPTAANAGYYAGIVAEKALLRRLVEAGTRVVQYGYAGADGADVAEIVDRAQAEIYEVAERRTSEDFVPLEDLLQPTMDEIDAIASNGGISRGVPTGFTELDEVTNGLHAGQMIIVAARPGVGKALALNTPLPTPTAWTTMGDVAVGDELLDADGRPTRVIAATGILLGRPCYEIEFSDGTTIVADAQHLWPTGHGIRTSAQLRSGLDTIAPAASPGHHVAVLAPVLQIVSVRRVPSVAVRCVEVDNSAHLYLAGRGMVPTHNSTLGLDFMRSCSIKHRMASVIFSLEMSKSEIVMRLLSAEAKIKLADMRSGRMTDDDWTRLARRMSEISEAPLYIDDSPNLTMMEIRAKARRLRQKANLKLVVVDYLQLMTSGKKVESRQIEVSEFSRHLKLLAKELEVPVVAISQLNRGPEQRTDKKPMLSDLRESGCLTAATRILRADTGAEVTFGELMRTGERPLVWTLNERLRLVARPMTNVFPSGHKEVFRLRLASGREIEATGNHPFMKLEGWTPLEQLNIGDRIAAPRRVPEPVDTQRMDDSEVMLLAHMIGDGSCVKRQPIRYASIDEANLAAVTVAAAHFGVRAVRDEYAAARVTTLRLPAPERLTHGRRNPIAAWLDGLGLFGKRSYEKFVPEAVFRAPNDQVALFLRHLWATDGSVRWDAKAGQGRIYYASTSRRLIDDVAQLLLRMGVFARIKLAKKLGYRDSWHLYIYGAENQVRFLRHVGVHGVKSIAVQEVLSHLEEMVRNPNQDTVPLAVWDQVRKTLSAKQMTHRQFAAAMGTQFCGSTMWKHSPSRSRLHRAATLLEDNEIHALATSDVYWDTVVEISSIGEHDVYDGTVDGTHNFIADGISVHNSLEQDADMVILLNRPDAFERDDPRGGEADFILAKHRNGPTKTVTVAHQLHLSRFANMAR; the protein is encoded by the coding sequence GTGGCGGTCGTCGATGACATGCCTCACCCGGGGATGGATACCCCACCGCCTAGTGAGGACTACGGTCGCCAGCCTCCTCAGGATCTCGCCGCAGAGCAGTCGGTGCTCGGCGGGATGCTGCTGAGCAAGGACGCCATCGCCGACGTGCTGGAACGGGTGCGGCCCAGCGACTTCTATCGCCCGGCCCACCAGAACGTCTACGACGCCATCCTCGACCTCTACGGCCGCGGTGAGCCAGCGGACGCCGTGACAGTGGCCGCGGAATTGGACCGCCGTGGACTGCTGCGCCGCATCGGTGGCGCGCCGTATCTGCACACGCTGATCTCCACGGTGCCCACGGCCGCCAACGCCGGCTACTACGCCGGCATCGTCGCCGAGAAGGCGCTGTTGCGCCGGCTGGTCGAGGCCGGTACCCGGGTGGTGCAGTACGGCTACGCGGGCGCTGACGGCGCCGATGTGGCCGAGATCGTCGACCGTGCCCAGGCCGAGATCTATGAGGTCGCCGAGCGCCGGACCTCCGAAGATTTCGTGCCCCTCGAGGACCTGCTGCAGCCGACGATGGACGAGATCGACGCCATCGCCTCCAACGGGGGCATCTCGCGCGGCGTGCCGACCGGTTTCACCGAACTCGACGAGGTGACCAACGGGCTGCACGCGGGGCAGATGATCATCGTGGCGGCGCGCCCGGGTGTGGGGAAGGCGTTGGCGTTGAACACGCCGCTGCCCACCCCGACCGCTTGGACAACGATGGGTGACGTCGCGGTCGGCGACGAACTGCTCGATGCCGACGGTCGGCCGACGCGGGTGATTGCGGCGACCGGGATCCTGCTGGGCCGTCCGTGCTACGAGATTGAGTTCTCCGACGGCACGACAATCGTCGCCGATGCCCAGCATCTCTGGCCGACCGGTCACGGAATTCGGACCTCGGCTCAGTTGCGTAGTGGTTTGGACACCATCGCTCCGGCCGCATCCCCCGGGCACCACGTCGCGGTCCTGGCGCCGGTGCTGCAGATCGTGTCGGTCCGCCGCGTGCCGAGTGTCGCCGTGCGCTGTGTCGAGGTGGATAATTCCGCGCACCTGTATCTCGCGGGGCGCGGGATGGTGCCGACCCACAACTCCACACTGGGGTTGGACTTCATGCGCTCGTGCTCGATCAAGCACCGCATGGCCAGCGTCATCTTCTCGCTGGAAATGAGCAAGTCCGAGATCGTGATGCGGCTGCTGTCAGCGGAAGCGAAAATCAAACTGGCGGATATGCGTTCGGGTCGGATGACCGACGACGACTGGACACGCTTGGCGAGGCGGATGAGCGAGATCAGCGAGGCGCCGCTGTACATCGACGACTCGCCGAACCTCACCATGATGGAAATCCGCGCGAAGGCGCGCCGGCTGCGGCAGAAGGCCAACCTGAAGCTGGTGGTCGTCGACTACCTGCAGCTAATGACATCCGGCAAGAAGGTTGAGTCGCGACAGATCGAGGTGTCTGAATTTTCAAGACATCTCAAGCTTTTGGCGAAGGAACTCGAGGTTCCCGTCGTTGCGATCAGCCAGCTGAACCGTGGTCCGGAGCAGCGCACTGACAAGAAGCCGATGCTGTCTGACCTCCGCGAATCGGGATGCCTGACCGCCGCGACCCGCATTTTGCGGGCCGACACCGGCGCCGAGGTCACCTTCGGTGAGTTGATGCGTACCGGAGAGCGCCCTCTGGTTTGGACGCTGAACGAGCGGCTGCGGCTGGTCGCCCGGCCGATGACGAACGTCTTCCCGAGCGGGCACAAGGAAGTGTTCCGGCTGCGGCTTGCTTCCGGGCGCGAGATCGAGGCCACCGGCAACCATCCCTTCATGAAGCTTGAGGGATGGACGCCATTAGAGCAGTTGAACATTGGAGACCGCATCGCAGCGCCGCGACGGGTGCCCGAGCCCGTTGACACACAGCGGATGGATGACTCGGAAGTGATGCTGCTCGCCCACATGATTGGCGACGGATCGTGCGTCAAGCGTCAGCCGATCCGATACGCGTCAATCGACGAGGCCAACCTTGCCGCGGTCACAGTGGCGGCCGCGCACTTCGGCGTTCGAGCTGTCCGCGACGAATATGCGGCAGCGCGGGTAACTACCTTGCGGTTGCCGGCGCCGGAGCGCTTGACGCACGGCCGACGCAATCCGATCGCGGCCTGGTTGGACGGGTTGGGTCTGTTCGGAAAGCGCAGTTACGAGAAGTTTGTGCCGGAAGCGGTATTTCGTGCTCCGAACGACCAGGTGGCGTTGTTCCTACGGCACCTATGGGCGACGGACGGGTCGGTGCGGTGGGATGCCAAGGCGGGCCAGGGGCGTATCTACTACGCCTCGACGAGTCGTCGTCTTATCGATGATGTTGCCCAATTGCTACTGCGGATGGGTGTTTTCGCGCGCATCAAGCTGGCGAAGAAACTCGGCTACCGGGACTCGTGGCACCTGTACATCTACGGCGCGGAGAATCAGGTCCGTTTCCTTCGTCACGTCGGCGTGCATGGCGTGAAATCGATCGCCGTGCAGGAGGTGCTGTCTCATCTGGAGGAGATGGTTCGTAACCCGAATCAAGACACGGTGCCGCTCGCGGTGTGGGATCAAGTTCGAAAGACTCTGTCAGCCAAACAGATGACGCACCGGCAGTTCGCAGCGGCAATGGGCACGCAATTCTGCGGGTCGACGATGTGGAAGCATTCGCCGAGCCGGTCGCGATTGCACCGTGCGGCGACACTGTTGGAGGACAACGAAATTCACGCACTGGCGACCAGTGATGTCTACTGGGACACCGTGGTTGAGATTTCCAGCATCGGCGAGCATGACGTCTACGACGGCACCGTAGATGGCACGCACAACTTTATTGCGGATGGCATCAGTGTTCATAACTCGCTGGAGCAAGATGCGGACATGGTCATCCTGCTGAACCGTCCCGACGCTTTCGAACGCGATGATCCCCGCGGCGGAGAAGCGGATTTCATCCTCGCCAAGCACCGTAACGGTCCGACGAAGACGGTGACCGTTGCACACCAGTTGCATTTGTCGCGGTTCGCGAATATGGCGAGGTGA
- a CDS encoding glycosyltransferase family 87 protein — MSERATISPRPLAADRRSADSRDCPSRNDVLGAALAGVIGGPMGRHALIGRTRVMTPVRVMFLIALVFLALGWSTKAACLQSTGTGTGEQRVANWDNQRAYYELCYSDTVPLYGAELLSQGKFPYKSSWIETDGSGTPQVRYDGQIAVRYMEYPVLTGVYQYVSMRFAKAYTAVSKILPVPVIAEVVMFFNFAAFGLALAWLCTVWATAGLAGRRIWDAALVGASPLLIFQIFTNFDALATAFAMGGLLAWARRKPALAGVLIGLGAAAKLYPLLLLGPLLVLGIRSGRLRDVYRTALITAATSLAVNLPIMVLYPRGWSEFFRLNTRRGDDMDSLFNVVKSFTGWRGFDPVLGFWEPPTVLNSVVAGLLALSCAGIAYVALTAPQRPRLAQLAFLVVAAFLLTNKVWSPQFSLWLVPLAVLAIPHRRVLLAWMTIDALVWVPRMYYLYGNPNRSLPLQWFTTTVLLRDIAVMGLCVLVIRQIYRPQDDLVRWQGRVDDPAGGTFDLAPDNPPGWLPTWLRPARRQRAPEPELVGQT, encoded by the coding sequence GTGAGCGAGCGCGCCACCATATCCCCGCGGCCGCTGGCCGCCGACCGTCGTAGCGCCGACAGCCGAGACTGCCCCAGCCGCAACGACGTTCTGGGTGCCGCCCTGGCCGGCGTGATCGGTGGGCCGATGGGCCGGCACGCGCTGATCGGCCGTACCCGTGTCATGACGCCGGTGCGGGTGATGTTCCTGATCGCCCTGGTGTTTCTGGCCCTGGGCTGGTCGACGAAGGCGGCGTGCCTGCAGAGCACCGGCACCGGAACGGGTGAGCAGCGGGTTGCCAACTGGGACAACCAGCGCGCTTATTACGAATTGTGTTACTCCGACACCGTGCCGCTGTATGGCGCGGAGTTGTTGAGCCAGGGCAAGTTTCCGTACAAGTCGAGCTGGATCGAGACGGACGGCAGCGGCACACCCCAGGTCCGCTACGACGGCCAGATCGCGGTGCGCTACATGGAATATCCGGTGCTGACCGGTGTCTACCAGTACGTCTCGATGCGTTTCGCGAAGGCGTATACCGCGGTGAGCAAAATCCTGCCCGTTCCGGTGATCGCCGAAGTGGTGATGTTCTTCAATTTCGCCGCGTTCGGTCTGGCGCTGGCCTGGTTGTGTACGGTCTGGGCCACCGCGGGCCTGGCGGGGCGTCGTATCTGGGATGCCGCGCTGGTGGGCGCTTCACCGTTGCTGATCTTTCAGATATTCACCAATTTCGACGCACTGGCAACGGCTTTCGCGATGGGCGGCCTGTTGGCCTGGGCGCGCCGAAAACCGGCACTGGCCGGCGTGCTGATCGGTCTGGGCGCCGCGGCCAAGCTGTATCCGCTGTTGTTGCTGGGCCCGTTGTTGGTGCTCGGGATCCGGTCGGGGCGCCTGCGCGATGTCTATCGGACCGCACTCATCACCGCGGCGACCTCGCTGGCGGTGAATCTGCCCATCATGGTGCTCTACCCGCGGGGGTGGTCGGAGTTCTTCCGGCTCAACACCCGTCGCGGCGACGACATGGACTCGTTGTTCAACGTGGTGAAGTCGTTCACCGGCTGGCGCGGGTTCGACCCCGTACTGGGCTTCTGGGAGCCGCCGACGGTACTGAACAGCGTTGTCGCGGGGCTGCTCGCATTGTCCTGCGCGGGAATCGCTTACGTCGCGTTGACTGCTCCGCAACGGCCCCGGCTGGCGCAGCTGGCGTTCCTGGTGGTCGCGGCCTTCCTGCTGACCAACAAGGTGTGGAGTCCGCAGTTCTCGCTGTGGCTGGTGCCGCTGGCGGTGCTGGCCATTCCGCACCGTCGTGTTCTGTTGGCGTGGATGACAATTGACGCGCTGGTGTGGGTGCCCAGGATGTACTACCTGTATGGCAACCCGAACCGTTCGTTGCCGCTGCAGTGGTTCACGACGACGGTGTTGCTGCGCGACATCGCGGTAATGGGATTGTGTGTCTTGGTCATTCGGCAGATCTATCGCCCGCAGGACGATCTGGTGCGCTGGCAGGGGCGTGTCGACGATCCCGCCGGGGGCACCTTCGACCTCGCGCCGGACAACCCACCCGGCTGGCTGCCGACGTGGTTGCGTCCGGCCCGGCGCCAGCGTGCCCCGGAACCTGAGTTGGTCGGCCAGACGTGA
- the rplI gene encoding 50S ribosomal protein L9 — protein MKLILTADVDHLGSVGDTVEVKDGYGRNFLLPRGLAIVASRGAQRQADDIRRARETKTVRDREHANEIKTAIQALGSVSLPVKTAADSGKLFGSVTAGDVVAAIKKAGGPNLDKRIVRLPKAHIKAVGTHPVVVHLHPEIDVEVALEVVGES, from the coding sequence ATGAAGCTGATTCTTACGGCTGACGTCGACCACCTTGGTTCCGTCGGCGACACGGTGGAAGTCAAGGACGGGTACGGCCGCAACTTCCTGCTGCCCCGCGGTCTGGCGATCGTCGCCTCGCGCGGTGCGCAGCGGCAGGCCGACGACATCCGCCGCGCCCGCGAAACCAAGACGGTCCGCGACCGCGAGCACGCCAACGAGATCAAGACCGCCATCCAGGCGCTCGGATCGGTCTCGCTGCCGGTGAAGACGGCGGCTGACAGCGGCAAGCTGTTCGGGTCGGTCACCGCGGGCGACGTGGTGGCCGCCATCAAGAAGGCCGGCGGGCCTAACCTCGACAAGCGGATCGTCCGGCTGCCCAAGGCGCACATCAAGGCCGTCGGCACGCACCCCGTGGTGGTGCACCTGCACCCCGAGATCGATGTCGAGGTCGCACTCGAGGTCGTCGGCGAGAGCTAA
- a CDS encoding PPE family protein, with translation MTSFLTAAPETISALLLSGPGSAPMAQASTAYASLAEALEETAGVFSSVISGVTGEAWAGPAATAMVNAAAPYTAYLSQAASHAAGASRAAEMVGSAFDSARAAIVPPLAILANRRAFGQLVRSNWFGLLTPTIMAAEAQYEAMWATDVEAMLSYHAGAVAAAEQLPSALAQFVQNLPNLGVGNKGNGNIGSGNTGSGNIGMGNSGDGNSSLVSAQLGYNNVGGGNQGNSNLGAGNVGNGNVGLGNNGNGNIGFGNGGPANLNNPDLYTFHAGRGNNNIGMGNTGNGNVGLGNSGEGNVGGGNTGNGNVGAGNSGSGNFGFGNTGTNNIGIGLTGDNQVGINLAGLLNSGNGNIGFGNSGHNNVGFFNSGDGNIGMFSSGTNTVFPGQLNSFGVGNSGTGNLGVGNAGAGNAGFWNSGLLNTGFGNGGSINTGALNGNNVNTGFLNSGETNTGWGNSGHSNTGAWNAGTLNTGFGSAIDQGSVAVGATGNSGFGNNARGGASGFGNSADPNSWFESGSMSGFFNTASGGGIINGVSSGFFNTGLTGAIGGFPAGWFSGFNSGLFNSGIGNSFMFSLSKLAIRPS, from the coding sequence ATGACAAGTTTTCTCACAGCCGCACCGGAAACCATCTCCGCTCTGCTGTTGTCGGGTCCGGGATCGGCGCCGATGGCACAAGCGAGTACGGCGTATGCCTCCCTGGCCGAGGCGTTGGAGGAGACGGCTGGGGTCTTTTCGTCGGTGATCTCCGGCGTGACGGGTGAGGCGTGGGCGGGTCCGGCCGCGACGGCGATGGTGAATGCCGCCGCTCCGTATACCGCCTACTTGAGTCAGGCCGCAAGCCACGCTGCGGGTGCCTCCCGGGCGGCAGAGATGGTGGGCAGCGCGTTCGATTCCGCGCGGGCGGCGATAGTGCCTCCACTTGCAATCTTGGCCAACCGCAGAGCATTTGGGCAGCTGGTTCGATCAAATTGGTTTGGGCTCCTCACGCCGACGATCATGGCCGCCGAGGCACAGTACGAAGCGATGTGGGCTACCGACGTCGAGGCAATGCTCAGCTACCACGCCGGAGCGGTGGCTGCGGCAGAGCAACTGCCGAGCGCTCTGGCCCAGTTCGTGCAGAACCTGCCCAACTTGGGCGTCGGGAACAAGGGCAACGGCAACATCGGCAGCGGCAACACCGGTTCGGGCAACATCGGAATGGGCAACAGCGGCGATGGAAACAGCTCGCTCGTGTCCGCGCAGTTGGGTTACAACAACGTCGGTGGTGGCAATCAGGGCAACAGCAACCTCGGCGCCGGCAACGTCGGCAACGGCAATGTGGGCCTAGGTAACAACGGAAACGGGAACATCGGTTTCGGTAATGGCGGCCCGGCGAATTTGAACAATCCAGACCTGTACACCTTCCACGCGGGCCGAGGCAACAACAACATCGGCATGGGCAACACCGGTAACGGCAACGTCGGCCTGGGCAACAGCGGTGAGGGAAACGTGGGCGGCGGGAACACCGGCAACGGAAATGTCGGAGCCGGGAACTCCGGCAGCGGAAACTTCGGGTTCGGCAACACCGGTACCAACAACATTGGCATCGGGCTCACCGGCGACAACCAGGTGGGCATCAACTTGGCAGGGCTGCTCAACTCCGGCAACGGCAACATCGGCTTCGGCAATTCCGGCCACAACAACGTCGGCTTCTTCAACTCCGGCGACGGCAACATCGGCATGTTCAGCTCCGGCACAAACACCGTATTTCCCGGACAGCTCAACAGCTTTGGGGTCGGGAACTCTGGCACGGGCAATCTTGGCGTGGGTAACGCGGGCGCCGGCAACGCCGGCTTCTGGAACTCAGGGCTGTTGAACACCGGCTTCGGTAACGGCGGGTCGATTAACACCGGCGCCCTCAATGGGAACAACGTCAACACCGGGTTCCTCAATTCAGGCGAGACCAACACCGGCTGGGGCAATTCCGGTCACTCCAATACCGGCGCGTGGAATGCCGGCACCTTGAACACCGGTTTCGGCAGCGCCATCGATCAGGGATCGGTGGCCGTCGGCGCGACGGGCAACTCGGGGTTCGGCAACAACGCTCGCGGCGGAGCCTCGGGTTTCGGCAACAGTGCCGACCCGAACTCCTGGTTCGAGAGCGGGAGCATGTCGGGATTCTTCAACACGGCCAGCGGGGGTGGGATCATCAACGGGGTCAGCTCGGGCTTCTTCAACACGGGACTCACCGGTGCCATCGGCGGCTTCCCGGCGGGCTGGTTCAGCGGCTTCAACTCGGGTCTTTTCAATTCCGGCATCGGCAATTCGTTCATGTTCAGTCTGAGCAAGCTGGCCATCCGCCCGAGCTGA
- a CDS encoding single-stranded DNA-binding protein, with protein MAGDTTITVVGNLTADPELRFTPSGAAVANFTVASTPRIYDRQSGEWKDGEALFLRCNIWREAAENVAESLTRGARVIVTGRLKQRSFETREGEKRTVVEVEVDEIGPSLRYATAKVNKASRSGGGGGGGFSGGGGGGGSRQSAPAQSGGSGDDPWGSAPASGSFGGGDDEPPF; from the coding sequence ATGGCTGGTGACACGACAATCACTGTCGTAGGAAACCTGACCGCTGACCCCGAACTGCGGTTCACGCCGTCGGGTGCGGCCGTGGCGAACTTCACCGTGGCCTCCACGCCGCGGATCTACGACCGCCAGAGTGGGGAGTGGAAGGACGGCGAGGCGCTGTTCCTGCGCTGCAACATCTGGCGGGAGGCGGCCGAGAACGTCGCCGAGAGCCTGACGCGTGGCGCGCGCGTGATCGTCACCGGCCGCCTCAAGCAGCGCTCCTTCGAAACCCGTGAGGGCGAAAAGCGCACTGTGGTCGAGGTCGAGGTCGACGAGATCGGACCTTCACTCCGGTACGCAACCGCCAAGGTCAACAAGGCCAGCCGCAGCGGCGGCGGTGGCGGCGGGGGCTTCAGCGGCGGTGGCGGCGGCGGTGGTTCGCGGCAGTCAGCGCCGGCGCAGTCCGGCGGATCCGGCGACGACCCGTGGGGCAGCGCCCCGGCGTCGGGATCGTTCGGCGGCGGCGACGACGAACCGCCCTTCTGA
- a CDS encoding DJ-1/PfpI family protein yields the protein MQVAIPVFPRFTALDAIGPYEVLQRIPSIDVVFVGHRRGEVRTENGMLGVTCDATFDEVAAPDVLVFPGGIGTRVLVDDETIRGWLQAVHPTTRYTTSVCTGALLLAGAGLLDGLTATTHWRAADELNRLGARYVPERVVEHLPQRIITAAGVSSGIDMALRLVELLFDRVAAQAAQLLIEYDPQPPFDSGALAKADEATRARALEFIQSRK from the coding sequence ATGCAGGTCGCCATTCCGGTGTTTCCCCGGTTCACGGCGCTCGACGCGATCGGGCCTTATGAAGTGTTGCAACGCATTCCGTCGATCGACGTGGTTTTCGTCGGGCATCGGCGCGGTGAGGTGCGCACCGAGAACGGCATGCTGGGCGTCACTTGCGACGCCACATTCGACGAAGTCGCGGCCCCCGACGTACTGGTGTTCCCCGGCGGCATCGGGACGCGCGTGCTCGTCGACGACGAAACCATCCGCGGCTGGCTGCAGGCCGTGCATCCGACCACCAGATACACCACGTCGGTGTGCACCGGCGCGTTGTTGTTGGCCGGTGCCGGCCTGCTTGACGGACTGACGGCAACGACGCACTGGCGCGCGGCTGACGAGCTCAACCGGTTGGGCGCGCGGTACGTGCCCGAACGTGTCGTCGAGCACCTGCCGCAACGCATCATCACGGCCGCGGGCGTGTCCAGCGGCATCGACATGGCATTGCGGCTGGTCGAGTTGCTGTTCGACCGGGTCGCCGCCCAGGCCGCCCAACTGCTCATCGAGTACGACCCGCAGCCGCCGTTCGACTCCGGAGCGCTGGCCAAGGCCGACGAGGCGACACGAGCCAGGGCGCTCGAATTCATTCAGTCGCGGAAGTGA